One window of the Zea mays cultivar B73 chromosome 3, Zm-B73-REFERENCE-NAM-5.0, whole genome shotgun sequence genome contains the following:
- the LOC100285737 gene encoding thiamin pyrophosphokinase 1 isoform X2 — protein MLWRAVRSMDVIMHSSSFLLPKLYQPVNKPVKNYALVVLNQHLPRFMPRLWDHANLRICADGGANHIFDEMYQITNDEDKKSTRNKYVPEIIEGDMDSIRPEVKLFYSSQGSKISDKSHNQETTDLHKCISRIHHCTPDDEKPNLCVLVTGALGGRFDHEAANINVLYLFSDMRIVLLSDDCLIRLLPRTHRHELYIESSVEGPHCGLFPVGAPSTSTTTTGLKWNLSESKMRFGSMISTSNIVQSEKVTVESDADLLWTISLRNLT, from the exons ATGTTGTGGCGCGCAGTACGCAGTATGGATGTAATAATGCATTCTTCGAGTTTCCTTCTTCCGAAACTGTATCAACCTGTCAACAAACCAGTCAAGAACTATGCTTTAGTTGTTCTAAACCAGCATCTTCCACGATTCATGCCTCGACTCTGGGATCATG CAAACTTGAGGATCTGCGCTGATGGAGGAGCTAATCATATTTTTGATGAGATGTATCAGATAACCAATGATGAAGACAAAAAAAGCACCAGAAATAA GTATGTTCCAGAAATAATTGAAGGGGACATGGATTCTATAAGACCTGAAGTAAAACTGTTCTACTCTAGTCAG GGATCCAAAATTTCTGATAAGTCACATAACCAGGAGACAACAGATCTACACAAATGTATTTCTCGAATCCATCATTGTACGCCTGATGATGAAAAACCAAAT CTCTGTGTACTTGTTACTGGAGCACTAGGTGGAAGGTTTGATCACGAGGCGGCAAATATCAATGTTCTGTATCTGTTTTCGGACATGAGGATTGTCCTCCTATCAGACGATTGCTTGATCCGACTTCTTCCAAGAACACATCGCCATGAGCTTTATATTGAGTCGTCTGTTGAAGGACCCCATTGTGGGCTTTTCCCTGTTGGAGCACCATCAACAAGCACAACAACTACTGGCCTGAAATGGAATCTAA GTGAATCAAAGATGAGATTTGGGAGCATGATAAGCACATCCAACATTGTGCAGTCGGAGAAAGTAACTGTAGAATCTGATGCAGATCTCTTGTGGACAATTTCTCTGCGAAATCTGACATAA
- the LOC100285737 gene encoding thiamin pyrophosphokinase 1 isoform X1 — MLWRAVRSMDVIMHSSSFLLPKLYQPVNKPVKNYALVVLNQHLPRFMPRLWDHANLRICADGGANHIFDEMYQITNDEDKKSTRNKYVPEIIEGDMDSIRPEVKLFYSSQVLLFALWFLHCLPSQGSKISDKSHNQETTDLHKCISRIHHCTPDDEKPNLCVLVTGALGGRFDHEAANINVLYLFSDMRIVLLSDDCLIRLLPRTHRHELYIESSVEGPHCGLFPVGAPSTSTTTTGLKWNLSESKMRFGSMISTSNIVQSEKVTVESDADLLWTISLRNLT; from the exons ATGTTGTGGCGCGCAGTACGCAGTATGGATGTAATAATGCATTCTTCGAGTTTCCTTCTTCCGAAACTGTATCAACCTGTCAACAAACCAGTCAAGAACTATGCTTTAGTTGTTCTAAACCAGCATCTTCCACGATTCATGCCTCGACTCTGGGATCATG CAAACTTGAGGATCTGCGCTGATGGAGGAGCTAATCATATTTTTGATGAGATGTATCAGATAACCAATGATGAAGACAAAAAAAGCACCAGAAATAA GTATGTTCCAGAAATAATTGAAGGGGACATGGATTCTATAAGACCTGAAGTAAAACTGTTCTACTCTAGTCAGGTTCTTTTATTTGCGCTTTGGTTTCTACATTGTTTACCCAGTCAG GGATCCAAAATTTCTGATAAGTCACATAACCAGGAGACAACAGATCTACACAAATGTATTTCTCGAATCCATCATTGTACGCCTGATGATGAAAAACCAAAT CTCTGTGTACTTGTTACTGGAGCACTAGGTGGAAGGTTTGATCACGAGGCGGCAAATATCAATGTTCTGTATCTGTTTTCGGACATGAGGATTGTCCTCCTATCAGACGATTGCTTGATCCGACTTCTTCCAAGAACACATCGCCATGAGCTTTATATTGAGTCGTCTGTTGAAGGACCCCATTGTGGGCTTTTCCCTGTTGGAGCACCATCAACAAGCACAACAACTACTGGCCTGAAATGGAATCTAA GTGAATCAAAGATGAGATTTGGGAGCATGATAAGCACATCCAACATTGTGCAGTCGGAGAAAGTAACTGTAGAATCTGATGCAGATCTCTTGTGGACAATTTCTCTGCGAAATCTGACATAA